A stretch of Nitrospira sp. DNA encodes these proteins:
- a CDS encoding TonB-dependent receptor produces the protein MVVVLGLAALLRPLPILAANIVPPAADQVDLAELSLEELMDLPVTSVSKREQPFSQSAAALFVLTQEDIRRSGATSIPEALRMVPGLQVAKIDSNKWAISARGFNGRFANKLLVLIDGRTVYTPTFAGVYWDVQDTLLEDIERIEVIRGPGATLWGSNAVNGVINVITKKAKDTQGGLFVGGAGTEERGFTGMRYGAALSDDTHLRVYGKFFARDDQATRTGDPATDRWQQGRAGMRMDHTANNGDAFTLQGDYYSERYRENTTLPILTTPFTQAFDFKALATGGNLLGRWTHKISPTSGLILQAYYDRLELDNGRQWIKTDTADINFQHHAALGVRQNVIWGLGYRFVNNLTDNSSDLLGSSYNPKTRFFSLWSGFIQDDITLIPQQVTLTLGTKVEHNDFTGFVVQPSIKLRWTPTERQTVWTAVSRAIRTPSVAEDDVRVNQPTGRSPLVAVMGDRGFGNEQMMAYEAGYRNQITPALSLDLATFYNNYKDLRTFEPGPTFTETAPAPSHTVLPLNVSNKLRAETYGIEASLEWRPVEWWRIQPSYTYLYMHLYTDRSNDTGAGNATGENPAHQISLRSLMSLPHRTEFDLWARYVDRLPGIQIPSYVTLDARLGWKPTARMEISLVGQNLLDPHRPEFRERIVSFTPTEIQRGVYGKVTWRW, from the coding sequence ATGGTGGTTGTTCTGGGTCTCGCGGCGCTCCTGCGCCCGCTGCCCATTCTGGCGGCCAATATAGTGCCACCTGCCGCCGATCAAGTCGATCTTGCCGAGCTTAGCCTCGAGGAACTGATGGACTTGCCGGTGACGTCCGTGAGCAAACGTGAGCAGCCCTTCTCACAGTCTGCCGCTGCGCTGTTTGTGTTGACTCAGGAGGATATCCGTCGTTCCGGCGCAACCTCCATTCCCGAAGCGCTTCGGATGGTGCCGGGGCTGCAGGTTGCCAAAATCGACAGCAATAAGTGGGCGATCTCCGCGAGGGGTTTTAACGGACGATTTGCCAATAAGCTGCTCGTCCTCATCGATGGCCGCACGGTCTATACGCCCACATTCGCGGGTGTGTATTGGGACGTTCAAGATACGCTGCTCGAAGATATCGAGCGCATCGAAGTCATTCGCGGACCGGGGGCGACACTCTGGGGATCCAATGCCGTCAACGGGGTTATCAACGTCATTACAAAAAAGGCGAAGGATACCCAGGGTGGCCTGTTTGTAGGCGGCGCGGGTACCGAAGAACGCGGTTTTACCGGCATGCGCTATGGAGCCGCGCTATCAGACGATACGCACCTCCGTGTCTATGGCAAATTCTTCGCGCGTGACGATCAAGCGACACGCACAGGCGACCCCGCAACTGACCGGTGGCAGCAAGGCCGCGCGGGGATGCGGATGGACCATACTGCCAACAACGGAGATGCGTTTACTCTCCAGGGAGATTACTATTCCGAGCGATACCGAGAAAATACGACCTTGCCCATTCTTACCACGCCATTCACTCAGGCCTTCGATTTCAAGGCCCTGGCAACTGGAGGCAATCTTCTGGGGCGTTGGACCCATAAGATTTCTCCGACGTCAGGCCTGATCCTTCAAGCCTATTACGACCGGCTTGAGCTCGACAATGGTCGTCAGTGGATCAAGACCGACACGGCCGATATTAACTTCCAGCACCATGCAGCTTTGGGCGTCAGGCAAAATGTCATCTGGGGGCTCGGTTATCGGTTTGTGAACAACCTAACGGACAATAGTTCAGATCTTCTCGGTTCCAGCTATAACCCGAAAACCCGCTTCTTTAGCCTCTGGAGCGGATTTATCCAAGATGACATCACTCTTATCCCCCAACAAGTGACGCTCACGCTCGGCACGAAAGTGGAACATAACGATTTCACCGGCTTTGTCGTACAGCCCAGCATCAAATTGCGTTGGACGCCCACGGAACGTCAAACCGTCTGGACTGCGGTATCACGGGCTATTCGCACACCGTCAGTGGCAGAGGACGATGTGCGTGTGAACCAGCCTACAGGGCGGTCTCCGTTGGTTGCGGTGATGGGTGATCGAGGTTTCGGGAATGAACAAATGATGGCATACGAAGCTGGGTATCGCAATCAGATCACGCCGGCGCTATCCCTGGACCTCGCCACGTTTTACAACAACTATAAAGACCTGAGGACGTTCGAACCCGGACCAACCTTTACAGAAACTGCCCCAGCTCCCAGCCACACGGTGTTGCCGCTGAATGTGAGCAACAAATTGCGCGCTGAAACATACGGAATCGAGGCCTCGCTGGAGTGGCGCCCGGTCGAGTGGTGGCGGATTCAGCCCTCCTATACCTATCTCTATATGCATTTGTATACCGATCGTTCTAATGACACCGGGGCAGGCAATGCCACAGGTGAGAATCCAGCCCATCAAATCTCGCTTCGATCGTTGATGTCGCTCCCACATAGAACTGAATTCGATCTGTGGGCGCGGTATGTGGACCGGTTGCCGGGGATTCAGATTCCATCCTATGTGACGCTTGATGCGCGGCTAGGCTGGAAACCAACGGCTCGAATGGAAATCTCGCTGGTGGGGCAAAACCTGCTGGATCCTCACCGGCCGGAGTTTCGGGAGAGGATCGTGTCTTTTACGCCGACGGAGATTCAGCGCGGCGTCTATGGGAAAGTAACCTGGCGATGGTGA
- a CDS encoding YfiR family protein codes for MGRQPSWRVVVFAGLVTLWLSVVPGHAVGEEYEIKAAFLYNFSKFVEWPEMALPSKAETFTICVIGDERMMQATSLTLQDKQVQGRTVVTRSLRSLDEASACQVLFVEASAIDVAEWAGSLAKTLPILTVGESDRFIQKGGIIKLFVEDGKLRFEISPQAAARAQLKVSSKLLKLGRIVEAP; via the coding sequence ATGGGCCGTCAACCGTCCTGGCGCGTAGTGGTGTTCGCTGGTCTGGTCACACTGTGGCTGTCCGTGGTGCCTGGCCATGCCGTCGGCGAGGAGTATGAGATCAAGGCAGCATTCCTCTATAATTTTTCCAAGTTTGTCGAATGGCCGGAAATGGCGTTGCCGAGTAAGGCGGAGACCTTTACGATTTGCGTTATCGGCGACGAGCGCATGATGCAGGCCACGAGTCTGACGCTGCAAGACAAGCAGGTGCAGGGCCGCACAGTAGTGACGCGGTCGCTGCGCTCCCTCGATGAAGCCAGTGCCTGTCAGGTTCTCTTCGTGGAGGCCTCGGCTATCGATGTGGCCGAATGGGCGGGGAGTCTGGCCAAGACGCTGCCCATTCTCACGGTGGGCGAGTCGGATCGGTTCATCCAAAAAGGGGGGATCATCAAGCTATTCGTGGAAGACGGCAAACTGCGGTTTGAAATCAGCCCGCAGGCGGCGGCGCGCGCGCAGCTGAAGGTCAGCTCGAAGTTGCTCAAGCTTGGGCGGATCGTCGAGGCGCCATGA
- a CDS encoding ATP-binding protein, with the protein MTVMGRTMKQVWQHLPIKQKLIWITMLAAGSALLLAAAAFLTYDMTTYRQSLASDLLLRLKVLEINNAAPLAFRDRAAAQENLIPLRADPRLVAAVIYDKAGLLFAEYRRSPDVVVPPYRTDEKEVRFEGNTIDLYLPVLLDHDVIGHIAIRADLTEQQTRLRSLLLIGAGVLGVSFALAFFIASRLQASISGPITDLTRVARRVSQDKDYTVQAVKRGDDEIGLLADGLNEMLAQIHERDRQLRDTVEQLQVEIAERQLTERALDQSEEQFAKAFRASPNPVGITEIATGRTIDVNDACLALFGYPREEVIGRTTLMLGIWPDPEDRRRLIEQVQSGKPVLNREMTCRMKSGSLRHILVSSDLIELNGVACLITVGNDITDRKEAEAALQASQDQIQQMQKMEALGQLAGGIAHDFNNILTAILGNAEIACAKSADDHPSRPNLARIIEGGQRASHVVQQILTFTRQQDVSRTVLPLSPVVTEALALLRATLPAGVELTSTVDAATPHVLANGTQLHQVLMNLCTNAWHALGDHPGRITVDLAPVTLAQPLHSLHVTLPPGRYARLSVRDTGCGMSRETMARIFDPFFTTKPLGQGTGLGLSVVHGIVQGHDGTIVVESAQGQGTAFHLYFPAVEAPAPAHEPAKASQAARPGRTCRLLYLDDEEMLVELVRALFEPQGYQVTGCTKPAEALALVRANPDGFDAVVTDYNMPELSGLDVAREVMKICATLPVVLVSGYLTPAEQASVLAAGVKETIPKPTMLQELGAVLTRLLDSRS; encoded by the coding sequence ATGACGGTGATGGGACGCACGATGAAACAGGTGTGGCAGCATCTTCCCATTAAACAGAAGCTGATCTGGATCACGATGCTGGCTGCTGGCAGCGCCCTGCTGCTCGCCGCCGCCGCATTCCTCACCTACGATATGACGACGTACCGGCAGTCGCTGGCGAGCGATCTGCTGCTTCGGTTGAAGGTTCTGGAAATCAATAATGCCGCGCCGCTCGCGTTCCGGGACCGCGCGGCCGCCCAGGAAAATCTGATTCCGTTGCGCGCCGATCCCCGGCTGGTGGCCGCCGTGATTTATGACAAGGCCGGCCTGCTGTTCGCCGAGTATCGCCGAAGCCCTGATGTCGTTGTGCCGCCGTACCGGACCGATGAGAAAGAGGTGCGCTTCGAGGGAAACACCATCGACCTGTATTTGCCGGTCTTGCTGGACCACGACGTGATTGGCCACATCGCAATTCGGGCGGATCTCACTGAGCAGCAGACGCGTCTCCGTTCGTTGTTGCTCATCGGCGCGGGGGTACTGGGTGTCTCGTTTGCCCTGGCATTTTTCATTGCCTCACGGTTGCAGGCATCGATTTCCGGCCCGATTACGGATCTCACGCGGGTGGCCCGCCGAGTGTCCCAGGACAAGGACTATACGGTGCAAGCCGTGAAGCGGGGGGACGACGAAATCGGCCTGTTGGCGGACGGCCTCAATGAGATGCTGGCTCAGATTCATGAGCGGGACCGGCAGTTGCGGGACACGGTCGAACAGCTTCAAGTCGAGATTGCCGAGCGTCAGCTGACCGAACGGGCATTGGATCAAAGCGAAGAGCAGTTTGCGAAAGCGTTCCGTGCAAGCCCCAATCCGGTCGGTATCACCGAAATCGCCACGGGGCGCACCATCGACGTGAACGACGCCTGTTTGGCGCTATTTGGATATCCGCGTGAAGAGGTGATCGGGCGCACGACGCTGATGCTCGGGATCTGGCCTGATCCCGAAGACCGCCGCCGGCTGATCGAGCAGGTGCAATCCGGCAAGCCGGTGCTCAATCGCGAGATGACTTGCCGGATGAAATCCGGGAGCCTGCGCCACATCCTGGTGTCCTCGGATCTTATCGAACTGAACGGGGTGGCCTGCCTGATCACGGTGGGAAACGACATTACTGACCGTAAGGAGGCGGAGGCGGCCCTCCAGGCCTCACAGGACCAGATCCAGCAGATGCAGAAAATGGAGGCGCTTGGGCAATTGGCCGGGGGCATCGCGCACGACTTCAATAATATCCTGACCGCCATCCTGGGCAACGCCGAGATCGCCTGCGCCAAGAGCGCGGACGATCATCCGTCCAGGCCGAACTTGGCGCGGATTATCGAAGGCGGGCAGCGGGCCTCCCATGTTGTGCAGCAAATCCTCACCTTCACGCGCCAGCAGGACGTATCCCGCACCGTGCTGCCGCTTTCCCCCGTCGTCACCGAAGCGCTGGCGTTGCTGCGCGCCACCTTGCCGGCCGGCGTTGAATTGACCAGCACGGTCGATGCGGCCACGCCGCACGTGCTGGCCAATGGCACGCAGCTCCATCAAGTCCTCATGAACCTCTGCACCAACGCCTGGCATGCGTTGGGGGATCATCCTGGCCGCATCACCGTGGACCTGGCGCCTGTCACGCTGGCTCAGCCGCTGCACAGCCTGCATGTGACGCTGCCGCCGGGCCGCTATGCGCGCCTCTCGGTGCGCGATACCGGCTGCGGCATGTCGCGCGAGACGATGGCGCGTATTTTCGATCCGTTCTTTACGACCAAGCCGCTCGGGCAGGGCACGGGACTGGGCTTGAGCGTTGTGCATGGCATTGTGCAGGGGCACGACGGGACCATTGTTGTCGAGAGCGCCCAGGGGCAAGGGACGGCCTTTCACTTGTACTTTCCGGCCGTCGAGGCTCCGGCTCCGGCGCATGAACCAGCCAAGGCCTCCCAGGCGGCCCGTCCTGGTCGAACCTGCCGTCTGCTCTATCTGGATGACGAAGAGATGCTGGTGGAATTGGTGCGGGCGCTCTTTGAGCCGCAGGGCTATCAGGTCACCGGCTGCACCAAGCCGGCGGAGGCGCTGGCATTGGTCCGCGCCAATCCGGACGGCTTCGATGCCGTTGTGACGGATTACAATATGCCGGAACTCTCTGGCCTGGATGTGGCGCGCGAGGTGATGAAGATTTGCGCGACGCTGCCGGTGGTGTTGGTCTCGGGGTATCTCACGCCGGCCGAGCAGGCCTCCGTTCTGGCCGCCGGCGTCAAGGAAACGATTCCGAAACCCACCATGTTGCAGGAGTTGGGGGCCGTGCTGACTCGGCTGCTCGATAGCCGGTCGTGA
- a CDS encoding D-glycerate dehydrogenase: protein MPLPSLYITRLLPAPIMEAIRTRYALVSEPREGDIPTAEAMRRGFADADAVICTLADPITDELFAAAPRLKIVANYAVGYNNIDVATATRRGIVVTNTPEVLTDATADLVWALMLAVARRVVEGDRWVRTGQWPGWAPTQMLGTEVAGKTLGIIGMGRIGQAVARRASGFDMPVLYASRHKLPHSALYTGWTRASIRQVFERSDFLSLHVPLTESTRHLIGAKELALMKPGAILINTARGPVVDEAALLAALQQGTIAGAGLDVYEREPTLQAGLEQLPNVVLLPHLGSATQDTRIKMGLICLENIAAVLSGCAPINPVH from the coding sequence ATGCCGCTTCCCTCACTGTATATCACTCGACTGCTCCCTGCACCTATCATGGAGGCGATCCGTACCCGCTATGCGCTGGTCTCGGAACCGCGCGAGGGTGACATTCCCACCGCCGAGGCCATGCGGCGCGGGTTTGCTGATGCCGATGCGGTCATCTGCACGCTGGCGGACCCGATCACCGACGAGCTGTTCGCCGCAGCGCCACGGCTCAAGATCGTGGCGAACTATGCTGTCGGCTATAACAACATCGACGTCGCCACCGCCACGCGGCGCGGCATCGTGGTGACAAACACCCCGGAGGTGCTGACCGATGCGACCGCCGATCTGGTCTGGGCCTTGATGCTCGCCGTGGCCAGGCGCGTGGTCGAAGGCGATCGCTGGGTCCGCACAGGGCAATGGCCAGGCTGGGCTCCGACTCAAATGCTGGGCACCGAGGTTGCCGGAAAAACGCTGGGCATCATCGGGATGGGGCGCATCGGCCAGGCCGTGGCACGGCGGGCGTCTGGATTTGACATGCCGGTGCTCTATGCGAGCAGACACAAGCTGCCTCACAGCGCGCTCTATACCGGATGGACACGGGCTTCGATTCGGCAGGTCTTTGAACGGTCAGACTTCTTGTCGCTGCACGTGCCCCTTACCGAATCGACCCGCCATCTGATCGGCGCCAAGGAGCTGGCCCTCATGAAACCCGGTGCCATCCTCATCAACACGGCGCGCGGCCCGGTGGTCGATGAGGCCGCACTGCTGGCGGCGCTGCAACAAGGAACGATTGCTGGTGCCGGACTGGATGTGTATGAGCGGGAACCCACCCTACAGGCTGGACTCGAACAACTGCCGAACGTGGTACTGCTGCCCCATTTGGGGTCTGCGACACAGGACACCCGGATCAAGATGGGACTGATCTGTTTGGAGAATATTGCCGCAGTGCTGAGCGGATGCGCACCGATCAACCCGGTGCACTAG
- a CDS encoding tetratricopeptide repeat protein, whose translation MQRLQITDRLRPGTIAGLLTLPLTLFLFIRPLAFAEAPQSPPAEQIAQQAKALWESGAVSTALDLLDQGLRSHAHALPLHKLRGDILATSRGPQEAVQAYDAVLTKHPAALDVRWAKWSVLVRWGQAEESLAELQRIAEFDAQNPLVHLRLAQELRKLDRLEDSLESYKKAVALRPDLPGWRLALARGRFDLLDYDGANGDVQDILTHAPPGSPLEIPAKTLLSLIEGTSTERGRRYERVLTPDATEAQLKEWAFLRAEAWRLFEAGRYQEAAPIYRKMLALNPMDPTATYQLGLTLMQVGQCQEALTIFRKLSDLDTTDEDYTDSVFRMGQCLVELERWEDAFVHFHILYETAIEFEEANKQVALPPGTRVLDKGKLAKWLDKVRPHVPELAQLAQKAPLPATPAGDSAPAGNAAAEDLFANALDRFKPQKTLETGAALMGRDADFSWFRFVIPAAKVMRDDFPTGAHDFIPLNPGDSFPATQQEIYLVFGLVGASYDAVPLTAQCFLETAESTDRQHPIVQDHAMTTMNDQSGYFLLSRPRTGWLPGLYRCGLFAGDTTSAYTHVDEVRFRIIETSPAS comes from the coding sequence ATGCAGCGATTACAGATAACAGACCGGCTGCGACCTGGCACCATCGCCGGACTTTTGACGCTCCCGCTGACGCTCTTCCTCTTCATACGTCCGCTCGCCTTCGCGGAAGCCCCTCAATCTCCCCCGGCGGAGCAGATCGCGCAACAGGCCAAAGCCCTCTGGGAAAGCGGCGCGGTATCAACTGCCCTCGACCTGCTCGATCAGGGCCTTCGCAGCCACGCACACGCCCTGCCGCTCCACAAATTGCGGGGTGACATCCTCGCCACCTCACGGGGCCCCCAAGAAGCGGTCCAGGCCTACGACGCCGTCCTCACCAAGCACCCTGCCGCCCTCGATGTCCGATGGGCGAAATGGAGCGTTCTGGTTCGATGGGGGCAGGCAGAGGAATCGCTTGCCGAATTGCAACGCATTGCTGAATTCGATGCCCAGAACCCGCTCGTGCATCTGCGGCTGGCGCAGGAACTCCGAAAACTCGACCGGCTGGAGGACTCGCTGGAATCATATAAGAAGGCCGTGGCGCTCAGGCCGGATCTGCCCGGCTGGCGGCTCGCACTGGCGCGGGGGCGATTCGATCTGCTGGATTACGACGGCGCGAATGGCGACGTGCAGGATATTCTGACACACGCGCCTCCCGGCTCTCCGCTGGAAATTCCCGCCAAAACGCTGCTGTCCCTCATCGAGGGCACCTCCACGGAGCGAGGCCGGCGCTACGAACGCGTCCTGACCCCGGACGCCACAGAAGCACAATTGAAAGAATGGGCCTTCCTGCGAGCGGAAGCCTGGAGACTCTTCGAAGCCGGGCGCTATCAGGAGGCCGCGCCGATCTACCGTAAAATGCTGGCGCTCAATCCGATGGATCCCACGGCGACCTACCAATTGGGCCTGACACTCATGCAAGTGGGCCAATGCCAAGAAGCGCTGACGATTTTCCGCAAACTCTCCGATCTCGATACGACCGATGAAGACTATACGGATTCCGTGTTTCGCATGGGCCAATGTCTCGTCGAGTTAGAACGCTGGGAAGACGCCTTCGTCCATTTTCACATCCTCTACGAGACGGCCATCGAGTTTGAAGAGGCAAACAAGCAGGTAGCGCTGCCTCCGGGAACCCGTGTGCTGGATAAAGGCAAACTGGCGAAATGGCTCGACAAGGTGCGCCCTCACGTCCCTGAATTGGCGCAGCTCGCACAGAAGGCCCCGCTTCCTGCGACTCCGGCCGGCGATTCAGCTCCTGCCGGAAACGCAGCGGCCGAAGACCTGTTCGCGAACGCACTCGACCGGTTCAAACCGCAGAAGACGCTGGAGACAGGAGCCGCTCTGATGGGACGAGACGCCGATTTCAGCTGGTTTCGGTTTGTCATTCCGGCGGCCAAAGTCATGCGGGATGATTTCCCCACCGGCGCGCATGACTTCATTCCGTTGAACCCCGGGGACAGCTTTCCCGCCACCCAGCAGGAGATCTACCTGGTATTTGGGCTGGTGGGCGCCTCGTATGATGCCGTGCCCCTGACCGCCCAGTGTTTCCTCGAAACAGCCGAATCGACCGATCGGCAACACCCGATCGTGCAGGACCACGCCATGACGACCATGAACGATCAGTCCGGCTATTTCCTGCTCTCCCGGCCCCGCACGGGATGGCTGCCGGGACTCTATCGCTGCGGCCTCTTTGCGGGGGATACCACCTCCGCCTATACCCATGTGGATGAAGTCCGCTTCCGGATTATCGAGACAAGCCCGGCGTCATAA
- a CDS encoding FAD-binding and (Fe-S)-binding domain-containing protein: MSAPTLILPDRSHAIAADLRAALGADKVKDDFPTKTAYAVDASIYRMEPKAVVLAESEEDIAATVTYAVSRGIPLTPRAAGTNLTGSAVGSGIILDVSRMNRLLEVNQDERWARVQPGIVLAELNKQLARQGLLFGPDPSSGDMCKLGGMLANNSAGPHTLRYGAVKDNVSRLRVCLESSTWLEAKAYALNDPVLTGLLASSPALRTVLSLVQGQAGAISAKRPTVSKNSCGYNVFGLVDGLAKGEFDLPKLFVGSEGTLGVVSEATLRLVEKPKATLTALIHFRHLEDVGAAVPALLALEPSALEVMDANTLELIGRVKHGIPADAAATLLAELDANSVDVDLQEQAERMAAVCRPFRLAADLTLAFDPEQREQLWKARKALYPTLYRFDPRKKPINFVDDVVVPADRISELIRYLEEFFAGQQVPVAIFGHIGNGNAHIVPLLDVNDSNDFEKMVQGYHEIHGAVLNRFGGSICGEHGDGRIRAEYVRKMFGDDLYNLFVQVKKSFDPSGVLNPGIKISEASFTEHIDYTRLSKSCATCAKCNAVCPVYDVFQSEDMSSRGWFEIVTSKDYSYLNSKRVVESCLNCKSCRTACPAGVDVSDLILKKRAEHPNRLAGWIFRWQAKGEPFGALLRLLGHTQLLWDRPLVRKILEWVSNPVMKLLAPTAKLPHDLLLPRLASRHLRDRHADLIPQAGAKPAGGVAYFHGCAANYFDDGVGDAVIAVLRKHGVEPALPPQRCSGTPVQTYGHQDLAREGARFNLVSFASYDTVVTGCASCTLMLKDYPALFEEGEERRQAEGLAKKVVHIAEFVSRSSAHPAMAAAASGTTRVTYHSSCHLRAAGVTKEPRKILSALPGVQYAEMPDADRCAGGAGTFLVKDYDTSQKIFERKARAIDQVGADVVATSCPACMIQLKHGLKGKADVKHVAQLLQESYEAADGQKATPR; this comes from the coding sequence ATGAGCGCACCAACTCTCATTCTCCCAGACCGCTCCCACGCCATTGCCGCCGATCTGCGCGCGGCGCTGGGAGCCGACAAGGTCAAAGACGATTTCCCGACCAAAACGGCCTATGCCGTGGATGCCAGCATCTATCGCATGGAGCCTAAGGCGGTGGTGCTGGCGGAGTCGGAAGAGGATATTGCCGCGACGGTGACCTATGCCGTGTCACGCGGCATTCCTCTGACACCGCGCGCTGCCGGGACCAATCTCACCGGATCGGCGGTCGGTAGCGGGATCATTCTGGACGTGTCCCGCATGAATCGCCTCCTCGAAGTCAATCAGGACGAGCGTTGGGCCAGGGTGCAGCCGGGGATTGTCCTGGCGGAGTTGAATAAACAGCTCGCGCGGCAGGGGCTGCTCTTTGGGCCTGATCCCTCCAGCGGCGACATGTGCAAGCTGGGCGGCATGCTGGCCAATAATTCAGCCGGGCCGCATACGTTGCGGTATGGGGCCGTGAAGGACAATGTGTCCCGGCTGCGGGTCTGTCTCGAATCCAGCACGTGGCTGGAGGCGAAGGCCTACGCGCTGAACGATCCTGTGTTGACGGGGCTGCTGGCCTCCAGCCCGGCGTTGCGGACGGTCTTGAGCCTGGTGCAGGGGCAGGCTGGTGCCATTTCAGCCAAGCGCCCGACGGTCAGCAAGAATAGCTGCGGCTATAATGTATTTGGGCTGGTCGATGGGCTGGCAAAGGGGGAGTTTGATCTGCCCAAGCTGTTTGTCGGCAGCGAGGGCACGCTCGGTGTTGTGAGTGAAGCCACTCTTCGTCTGGTTGAGAAGCCGAAGGCCACGCTGACCGCGCTCATCCATTTCCGGCATTTGGAGGATGTGGGGGCGGCGGTACCGGCGTTGCTCGCGCTGGAGCCGAGCGCGCTGGAAGTGATGGATGCCAATACGCTGGAACTGATCGGGCGGGTAAAACACGGCATCCCCGCCGATGCGGCCGCCACCTTGCTGGCCGAGCTGGATGCCAATTCCGTGGATGTTGATCTCCAGGAACAGGCGGAACGCATGGCGGCGGTCTGCCGGCCCTTCCGCCTGGCCGCTGACCTGACGCTGGCATTCGATCCGGAGCAGCGTGAGCAATTGTGGAAGGCGCGCAAGGCCTTGTATCCCACGCTCTATCGATTCGATCCGCGCAAGAAGCCGATCAATTTCGTGGACGATGTGGTGGTGCCGGCGGATCGGATCAGCGAATTGATCCGCTATCTGGAAGAGTTCTTCGCGGGGCAGCAGGTGCCGGTGGCGATTTTCGGGCATATCGGCAATGGAAACGCGCATATCGTTCCTCTCCTCGATGTGAATGATTCCAATGACTTCGAAAAGATGGTTCAGGGGTATCATGAGATTCATGGAGCCGTTCTGAATCGCTTTGGCGGGTCCATCTGCGGCGAACATGGCGACGGACGGATTCGCGCCGAGTATGTCAGGAAGATGTTTGGCGACGATCTCTACAACCTCTTTGTCCAGGTCAAAAAGAGTTTTGATCCCAGTGGCGTGCTCAATCCCGGCATCAAGATCAGCGAGGCCTCCTTTACCGAACACATCGATTACACCAGGTTGTCCAAGTCCTGCGCGACCTGCGCCAAGTGCAATGCCGTCTGCCCGGTCTACGATGTGTTCCAATCGGAGGACATGAGCTCGCGGGGCTGGTTTGAGATCGTCACGTCGAAGGATTACAGCTATCTCAACTCAAAGCGGGTGGTGGAATCCTGTCTGAACTGCAAGTCCTGCCGCACGGCCTGTCCGGCTGGCGTCGATGTGTCGGACCTCATTTTGAAGAAACGGGCTGAGCATCCCAACCGGCTGGCCGGGTGGATCTTCCGCTGGCAGGCGAAGGGGGAGCCCTTCGGGGCCTTGCTGCGGCTGTTGGGGCACACTCAGCTGCTGTGGGATCGGCCACTGGTCCGGAAGATTCTGGAATGGGTTTCGAATCCTGTGATGAAACTGCTCGCGCCGACGGCGAAATTGCCGCACGACTTGCTCCTGCCCAGGCTGGCGTCGCGCCACCTGCGCGACCGGCATGCGGACCTCATTCCACAGGCTGGCGCAAAGCCTGCTGGTGGGGTTGCCTATTTTCACGGCTGCGCCGCGAACTATTTCGACGACGGGGTGGGCGATGCGGTGATTGCGGTCTTGCGCAAACACGGCGTCGAGCCGGCGCTCCCGCCGCAGCGCTGCTCGGGGACGCCGGTGCAAACCTACGGGCATCAGGACCTGGCGCGGGAGGGGGCGCGGTTCAACCTCGTCTCGTTTGCTTCATACGACACCGTTGTGACAGGCTGTGCCTCCTGTACGCTGATGTTGAAAGACTATCCGGCCCTCTTTGAGGAGGGGGAGGAGCGGCGGCAGGCGGAAGGACTGGCCAAGAAAGTGGTGCATATCGCGGAATTTGTCAGCCGTTCCTCCGCACATCCTGCCATGGCCGCGGCGGCGAGCGGGACGACACGTGTGACCTACCACTCGTCCTGTCATTTGCGCGCCGCGGGTGTGACGAAGGAGCCGCGCAAGATTCTGTCGGCCTTGCCTGGGGTGCAGTATGCCGAGATGCCCGATGCCGATCGCTGCGCCGGAGGGGCCGGGACGTTCCTGGTGAAGGATTACGACACGTCGCAGAAGATCTTCGAGCGGAAAGCGCGGGCGATCGATCAGGTGGGGGCTGACGTCGTGGCGACGAGCTGCCCGGCCTGCATGATTCAATTGAAGCACGGCTTGAAGGGCAAGGCCGACGTGAAGCATGTGGCACAGCTTCTCCAAGAATCCTACGAAGCGGCTGATGGTCAGAAAGCGACGCCGAGATGA